Within the Gorilla gorilla gorilla isolate KB3781 chromosome 15, NHGRI_mGorGor1-v2.1_pri, whole genome shotgun sequence genome, the region CTAGTCAGTATTTTAGTACCTCCCATTCTTGTTCAATAAATTACCACGTGCTGGACACAGCCGGCTGGGGGCTGTGGCTCCAGAGATGCTTGAGGGAAGGTCAGTCACCACCTGTCCATCTGCTCCCAGCATTCAAAATTTGGTTCACTTCTCTCCCCTGCTGCTTTCTCCTCTCTCATTCTTTTGTCCTGTGGCTGCAtgagatacacacatatataatgttcACTGCCGTATTAGCAGggctccagaaggaacacagatgAATGCAAATGTTCCACCCACTGTGTCTAACCAGAGGCCAGAGTGACGTTCTAAGGCTGTTCCTCCAATGCTCAGCCCCTTCCGTGGTTCACTGTGACCTTCGGGTCAAGCCCAAACTCCTCAGCATAGCCTGCCCAGGCCCCTCCAACACTCCCCCGTCAtctcttgccaccaccacccTCCTAGGGTTCAGTCACTCCAAACCCCACTGCCCGCTTCTTCACGCCCCTCCTGCCCACATTCCTCCCCACTTTTGCTTATGCTGTCCTCCGTGAGTGGGTGCTCAAGGCGCACCCACAAGCCACCTCTTCTGGGAGCCCAAGGGATTggattgtctttctcttttctcccacaGCACTTTGTCATATATGCGCTATAGCCCTGTATTATGATGATTGTCACATGAACTCCAGGCAGGGACCTGGGACTCTCTTGGACATTGCCTGGGCCTGTAGTGGACCCTCAGTAGATGTCAATGCAGTGCATGGGTAGGCAGGGAATAAACAATAAAGAGAGTGACATTGTTTTAGCTTTCTGTGACTCCAACCACGGGCTGGTTGGATGGATGGTTAATATTAGCTAGAAATGTTTAGGATAGTAATTTTAAACCTTAGTCCACTTACCAGTAGCCTAAGCAATATAAATGGCTGCAGATCCTTGTAGAGGTATTGCCCTGCACCTTGGCTCTGTCTGAAGGCCAGTGACACGGTGACAGGGAATGCAGAGACGTGGAAGGGCTGTTTCCAGAGACAGAGTAGAGTGGTGGATCCAGACACCAACTGATGCCAGAGAAACACTTGGGCCTTTTCTTGGTACCAGTTAACAGGTGCCCTGCTGGGAACATAAACACAGTCTTCCGGACTTCCAAACCAAACATAACAGAGATAGGGCGGCAGAGGATGAACTTGGACAGCCCCAAGCAGGCATGCCCTGGCTTCCTTAGACTTCCTCTGTGACTGTCAAATGGATTAAAATATGTGATATGTTCTCTTCCTGCAGGAAGTTCAACTTGGGAAATGGACCAGGGTCCCAGTAAGGAGCTGGGCTTCTCTGTGGATGCTGTATGGCCTAATTCCCCACTCCAGCAGTGCTTCTCTGGGTGGCCAGGTGCTCTTGGACTGGGCTAGAGGGCCTGCAGCAAAAACTAGAACTTAGTTGTTATTATTCCAGGCTCCATTCAGACTTATCCTAATGACTCAACCAACTGCAGGAGAGCTGCACTGAAGGGTCTGGAATTCTGGTTGGGTTTCAAAGTTAGTGGCTAAGGGGAAAATTGAATCCAGGGGAATGTCCCCCTTGAAAGCCCCTTAGGAAAGTAAGCTAAATGCATCAATGACACGAGTTCCCTGTTCCACACTCTGTATGAAGAAGAGGCTCTGCCACGCATACGACTTGTGAGAGTTTCTCATCAAATGGGAATAGTAATGTCTACTTCCTATGATTATTCTAGAGACTAACTTTAGATAAAATATGGGGAAATATAGTACATAATAAGGACtcaaggccgggagtggtggctcatgcctgtaatcccaacactttggaggccaaggggagtgcattgcttaagcctaggagtttgagcctagcctgggcaacatagtaagaccccccaaaaaagaaacaaaataaaaagaagtggggggccaggtgcagtgactcacacatgtaatcccagcactttgggaggccgaggtgggcagatgacctgaggtcaggagtttgagaccagcctggccaacatggtaaaactccatctctactgaaaatacaaaaaaattagccaggcatggtggcacatgcctgtaatcccgcctactcaggaggctgaggcacaagaatcacttgaacccaggagacagaggttgcagtgggccaagatggtgctaatatactccagcctgggcagcagagcgagactcagtctcaaaaaaaaaaaaaaaaaaaaaagcagaagtgggaattgattttttttttttttcagatagggtctcggttctagtgcagtggcatgatcatgattcactgcagcctcaacctgctgggcttAAGTGAGTCTCCTACCTCCTACCTctgcttctcgagtagctgggactacagccgcacactaccatgtctggctaattttaagaaaaatgttttgtagaggtCAGGTGCATTGGTTcatgccataatcccagcattttggaaggctgaagcagatggactgcttgagtccaggagtttgagatgagcctgggcaacatggtaaaaccctatctcggctgggtgtggtggctcatgcctgtaatcccagtatgttgggaggccgaggtgggtggatcacctgaggtcaggagttcgagaccagtctggccaacatggtgaaaccctgtctctactaaaatacaaaaaattagccgggtatggcagtagatgcctgtaatcccagatacttgggaggcagaggcagaagaattgcttgaacctaggaggcaaaggttgcagtgagccaagatcgcaccattgcactctagcctgggcaacaaaagcaaaactccgtctcaaaacaaacaaaaaaaaaacacaaaaacccatctctacaaaaaaatataaaaattagccaggtgtggcggtgtgcacctgtggtctcagctagttgggaggctgagggaggagaattacttgaacatgggaggtggaggttgcagtgagctgagttcggattacaggaggcggaggttgcagtgagttgagactgcaccactgcaccctgtcctgggtgacagattgaaattctgtctcaaaaaaaaaaaaaaattgttaatgtgGGTTTGATACTTGGATGAATCTCATCAGCAGCCTTGTTCCAAACAACCTCTTAGGTGCCAATGATACTGATCATGAATggagttggtttttaaaaaaattatagatgtaTAACAGttcacatatttttggggtacatgtgatatattttttttttgagatggagtctcattcagtctgttgcccaggctggagtgcaacggcaagatcttggctcactgcaacctctgcctcctggatgcaagcgattctcctgcctcagcctcccgagtagctgggattacaggcatgtgccaccacgcccggctaattttttttgtatttttagtagagacagggtttcaccatgttggccaggctggtctcaaactcctgagctcaagtgatccacccacctcagcctcccaaagtgctgggactacaggtgtgagccactgcgcccggcctacacgTGATATTTTGATGCATGTATGTAATGTGCAATgaccaaatcagggtaattgggatatccatctccttatttttctttgtgctgACAACACTACAGTTCCTGTCTTGTAACTATTTTGAGACATACAAATTATTAACTGATTTCTCTACTGTACTCttgaatactagaacttattccttctaactgtatttttatacccattaaccaacttcgACTCATCTTtgcctctcctttccctttccagcctctgataaccatcattctactctctacctcttttttagctcccacatatgagtgagaacatgttgtatttgtcttcctgtacctggcttatttcacttaacataatgacctcccaTCCAGCCATGTTGccgcaaatgacaagatttcattcttggCTTgtcgcagtgggtcacacctgtaatcccagcactttgggacgccaaggtgggcagatcacgaggtcaggaaatcgagaccatactgcctaacatggtgaaacctcatctctactaaaaaaaaaaaaaaaaaaaaaaaaaattcagccgggcgtggtggcacgcccctgtagtcccagctactcaggaggctgaggcaggagaatcgcttgaacccgggaggtggaggttgcagtgagtgagatcgtgccactgcactcccgcctgggcgacagagtgagagtctgtctcaaaaaaaaaaaacaaaaaaaacaaacttcattcaacaaacactgatCTAGTTTACAATGTCCAGGGGCTTTGCTAGGGCTGGGGATTCAAAGAACACCCAGTTCCTCGTCCTGGGAGCTCACTGTTGGAAAGACAGATGCAAGAACATGTACTTGTATACCCTGATGTAAAATAGCCTCAGGGAGTTATGGGGGCACAGTGAGGACGAGAAAAGGCTTCCCAAAGGCAAATGGCGCCTGAACTGAGTAGTAAGGAACAACCTGGGTCAGGGTGGAAGAAGGCATGCCAGATGGAGGGGACCGTGTGTGCAAAGGCACAAAGGTAAGAATCAGCATGGTAGGTGCTAGCGGTGGCTACAGCACAGCTGGTAGGCATGGAGCTATGCAGGAAGAGGGCTTGCAAGGGAGACAGGGCCTGCATCTGCAAGGTGTGGGCTTGCCTGCCAGTGGGGAGTGTGTTCTCTGTCCACAGGGAAGGTCATTCATTCTGAGACTTGTGTTTTAGGTAGATCTTCATGGCTGTGTTTGGATTTGAGGGTCACAAGTCTGGACACATGGAGACAATTAGAAAGCTTTtgagaccgggcatggtggctaatgcctgtaatcccagcactttgggagggtgagataggtagatcacctgaggtcaggagttccagaccagcctggccaacacggtgaaaccctgtctctactaaaaatacaaaaatcagccgggtgtggtggtatgcacatgcgcctgtaatcccagctgctcgggaggctgaggcaggagaattgcttgaacccatgaggctgaggttgcagtgagccaagatggtgccactgcactctagcctgggcgacagagtgagactccatctcaaaaaaaaaaaaaaaaaaaaaaaaagctgttgaaACAGTTCAGGCAAAGGAGGAGAGAGTTCCGTGAAAGTAGGTGCCTGCAGTGTGGTTCATTTACGTTTACATTGTGTATTGGTAGAGCCTGGCTTTTCCAGTTCTTTGTTCAGAAACAGCTCTCTCAATCAATGGTTCTTGACCACTAAAAGCATCTGTCCACAAAACTATTCATTTACTCCTGGAAATTTTTCACTATTTTCATAACAATGGATATCAAAATCCATTTTTTGATCAAAGTATTTTGTTAGCTTTTGACTTTCAGTGAGCAGGGAAGAGCCATCATTTAATCAAGAACCTTTTGTTCTGTCAGCTAATATCAAGTAGGGagcttctttaaaaagaaatcctgATTATGCAATCATGAATAATCATGATGAAGATGAAAAGAGGGAAGTAGTAATGGAAACCAGTGTGCCCGCCTGAGCTCCCTgttgagctaattttttttttttttttttttgagacagagtctctctctgtcacctgggctggagtgcagtggcacaactcagctcactgcaacctccgcctcccaggttcaagcgattctcctccctcagcctcccgagtagctgagattacaggcacctgccactacacccagctgagttttgtatttttagtaaagatggggtttccccatgttggcaaggctggtcttgaactcctgacctcaggtgatctacccacctcagcctcccaaagtgcaaggattacaggtgtgagccgctgcgcccaccCTGTTGAGCTAATGTTTTGAGAGGATGGGCAAAATATAGATGAAGGGAAGTATAATCAGAGATGGATCCTGAAGAATGACACAATCCTGAAAAATACCGTCAGGAGGACTGTGCTGTAATTTGCCAGAAattctaaggaaaataaaaaaggtcTTTAAAGTTATTCTtagggcaagaagaacaaagaaagCATAGATCTACTGCTTAAGGGATGATATACAGTGATACTGAGAGAAGGCACAAATACTCAAACTTTATAGACAGAAGAACTGTTGTCAATGACAATAATTTCAACTAAGCCTATGGCCAGTTCCTCCTCATATCCTGAGCCCTTTAAGGAGGCGAGGGCGGGGAGTCTGGAAGCAGTAGTGCCCCAACCCTGGCCTGCCGCACATCCTAGAGATTCCTCTCACCACTTCCCTATTAGAATCCCTGTTTCCTACATCTCGTGCTTGCTTCTTTCTTGGTTTAgcccgtttttttttttggtttgtttgtttttttgagacgtagtgttgctctattgccaggctggagtgcagtggcatgatctcggctcactgcaacctctgcctcctgggttcaagcaattatcctgcctcagcctcccaagtagctgggactacaggtgcacgccaccatgcccagctaatttttgaatttttagtagcgatggggtttcaccatgttggccaggatggtctcgatctcttgacctcatgatccacctgccttggcctcccaaagtgctgggattataggcatgagccaccgctcctggcctagcCCCTGGTTTTGCAGAAGCACATTTTCCACAAGCACAGAGGATATGTAGGGGATATGGCAAGTACTAGCAAGGATGCTGGTGGGTGTGACAGCTGGTGTGGCTGTTCTGGAGAGCCACCTAGCAGTTTCAGTCAAATGAAGAATGTGTGAACGCTCTGTCCCACCAATCCTGTTCCTGAGCACAGACCCAAGGGAAGTTCTGACAAGGATCCATAAGAGGGCACGTATGAAGATGCTCACTGTAATACtgtttgtgtctttgtgtgtatAAAGGCTTCTGGTTTCTGTAATTGTATACCCTATCATTTCACTGAAttctctcttaaatttttttttttttttttttttagaattgggGCCTTGAAgcccaggtgcaatggctcacacctgtaataccagcactttgggacgccaaaacaggagcatcgcttgagaccattctgagaccaacctgggcaacatggcaaggccatgtctctacaaaaattttagaaaattagctaagtgtggtggcatgtacctgtggacccagctacttgggaggctgaggtgggaggactgcttgaaactgggaggttgaggctgcagtgagccataatcatgacattgcactacagcgtaagcaacagagtgagaccttgtctccaaaaaaaaaaaaaaaaaaaattgggccttgttctgttgcccaggctggactcggactcctggactcaagcaatcctcatacCTCAAGCCAGGACTACAGCCTTGTGCCATGGTGCCTagctttgaattctttttttaaaaattgttttattaatagcagttttttagttgattttcttGAGCCTTGTAAATATTGATCCTATCATTAACAAATAGTAAAACTTTTAActtatcttttctaatttttacacatctaacttaaaactttttttttttttttttttttgagatggagtcttgcccttgttgcccatgctggagtgcaatggcatgatctcggcttactgcagcctcaacctcctgggttcgagcgattctcctgtctcagcctctggagttgctcggattacaggtgcctgccaccacacccagctaattttttgtatttttagtagagacggagtttcaccatgttggccaggttggtcttgaactcctgacctcatgatccacccacctcggcctcccaaagtgctgggattacaggtgtgagccactgagcccagcccctcATTTGTAACTCTTAtctgattgctttggctaataCTTTCAATACACTGTTGAACAGTAGTGGAGATAGTGGTCATTCTCTTCCTGACTTTAGCAGGGCTATGTGGattgcatttcatttattttaatttttattggacagctgaattttttaactttttaaattaaggtataatttacataaagtgCTAAATCCTAAGTGTAATACTTGATACACTTTTACAGCCAACACCCAGCTCAAGATGCAGACTTTCCAGCACCCCAGAGGCTCCCTATGTTTCTTCCCTATCAATATCTCCCTCAAAGATAACCAACATTCTGACACCATTGATTAGTTTTGTCCATTTCTgaacttcatacagatggaatTACACAATACGTACTCTCATGTCTGGCTATGTCCACTCAGCATTAGGTCTGTgggattcacccatgttgtatgTAACAGTAGTTCCAAGTTGAAtatccctgatatggtttggctgtgtcctcacccaaatctcatcttgaattgtaactcccacaattcctacatgttgtgggagggagctggtgggaggtaaccaaatcatggaggtgggtctttcctgtgctattctcatgatagtgaataaggctcacaagatctgatggttttaaaaatgggagtttccctgcacaagctctctctttgcctgctgccatccatgtaagacatgacttgctactccttgccttctgccatgattgtgaggcttccccagccatgtggaactgtaagaccattaaacctatttttcttcccggtcttgggtatgtccttaccagcagcatgaaaatggactaatacagtaaattgttaccagcagagtggggcactgctgaaaagataaccCAAAACtctggaagcaactttggaactgggtagtgATGAaaggttagaacagtttggagggctcagaagaagacaggaaaatgtaggaaagtttggaacttcctagagacttgttggatggctttgaacaaaatgccaataatgatatggacaatgaaatccaagctgaaatggtctcagatggagatgaagaacttgctgggaactggagcaaaggtgactcgttattttatttttttttgagatggagtcctgctctgtcattcaggctggagtgcagtggtgcaatatcagttcattgcaacttccgcctcctgggttcaagcgattctcctgcctcagcctcctgagtagctgggactacaggtgcctgccaccacgcctggctaatctttgtatttttagtagagacagggtttcaccatattggccaggctggtctcgaactcctgaccttgtgatccacctgccttggcctcccaaagtgctgggattacaggtgtgagccaccgcacccggctgactCATGttacattttagcaaagagactggtggcattctgctcctgccctgccctaaagatttgtggaaatttgaacttgagagagatgatttagggtacctggtggaagaaatttctaagccacaaagcattcaagaggtggcttgggtgctgttaaaggcattcagttttgttttgttttgttttgttttgttttgagagagagagtttcactctgttgcccaggctggagtgcaatggtgtaatctcggctcactgcaacctccgcctcccaggttcaagcaattttcctgcctcagcctcccaagcagctgggattacaggcgcccaccaccatgcccagataattttttttttttttttgagacagtcttgctctgtggcccaggctggagtgcagtggcgcgatcttggctcactgcaagctccgcctcccgggttcacgccattcttctgcctcagcctcccgagcagctgggactacaggtgccccccaccacacccggctaatttttttctattttttagtagagatggggtttcaccgtgttagccaggatggtctctgatccacccgcttctgcctcccaaagtgctaggattacaggcgtgagccactgcgcccagcctaattttttgtattttcagtagaaatggggttttgccacattggccaggctggtctcaaactccttacctcaggtgatccacctgcctctgcttcccaaagtgctgggattacaggcatgagccactgcacccagccaaggcattctgttttataagggaagcagagcataaaagtttggaaaatttgcagcctggaaatgcattagaaaagaaaatcccattttctgaggagaaattcaagctggctgcagaaatttgcttaagtaacgaggagctgaatgttaattccccaagacaatgggaaaaatgtctcctgGGCATATCAGAAgtcttcacggcagcccctcccatcacaggcttggaggcctagaaggaaaaaatggttttatgggccaggcccagggcccccttgctctgtgcagcctagggacttggtgccctgagtcccagccactccagccatggctaaaaggggccaaggaacagctcattgcttcagagggtgcaagccccaagccttggcagtttccacatggtactgagcctgcaggtgcatggaagtcaagaattgaggtttgggaacctctgcctagatttcccttttcatgttccctagatacaatgggggtacaggcattgggtaaatacacccctTCCAAATGAGAGAAACTGGCCCAAAACAAAGCATATCCTTTCACAGCTTCTTGAGAAGGGGCACAAAGAGGGTAAATTGAAACCCTGCATGTCCCACAATATCTTTATTCTAAACTCATACTTGAGTGATATATTGATTTAGTTATAAGCTGGAATAAATACTTCCTCAGAATTTTGAAGCCATTTCTCAATTGTTCTCTtacattcaataaatttttactgAGACTGTAGTACATGCCTGGCACTGCCTCTAGGCACTTGGGATCCATCAATGAACAACAGAGGCAAAGATACATCAAGATAGCATAAAAGAGCTTTTTTTCCTACTTGTGTTATGGTTTTCAGTGGTGGTGTTTACAAGTCAAGCTATTCTGATTACTGATCCCTTTTATATGACATTTCTTCTCTCTGGAAGCTTGTAGGATCTTTTCTATTCCA harbors:
- the LOC109023259 gene encoding uncharacterized protein isoform X2 is translated as MPPCSGGDGSTPPGPSLRDRDCPAQSAEYPRDRLDPRSGSPSEASSPPFLRRAPVNWYQEKAQVFLWHQLVSGSTTLLCLWKQPFHVSAFPVTVSLAFRQSQGAGQYLYKDLQPFILLRLLPQDKRMREEKAAGERSEPNFECWEQMDRW
- the LOC109023259 gene encoding uncharacterized protein isoform X1, translating into MPPCSGGDGSTPPGPSLRDRDCPAQSAEYPRDRLDPRSGSPSEASSPPFLRSRAPVNWYQEKAQVFLWHQLVSGSTTLLCLWKQPFHVSAFPVTVSLAFRQSQGAGQYLYKDLQPFILLRLLPQDKRMREEKAAGERSEPNFECWEQMDRW